In Microvirga sp. 17 mud 1-3, the genomic window GTGTGCCGCAGGCCCTGATCGACATGGACAATGTGGTGCTGCTGCCGCACATCGCATCCGGATCGGTCCATACCCGGAAGGCCATGGGCCAGCTCGTCGTTGACAATCTCGTATCATGGTTTTCGGGGAAAGGACCCCTTACGCCCGTGCCCGAAACGCCTTATCGGCAAGGGGCCCTCTGACCCGGATCCTCACGCCTTCTTCAGCAAGGTGTGGCTCGGCGTGACACCGAAGGCCCGTTTGTAGAGGGTGCCGAACTCGCCCATATGGCTGAAGCCGTAGGCGAGCGCGATCTCCGTCACCATCTCGGCCGAAGGGTCCGCCATAAGCAGAGCCTCGTGAACGCGGCGCAACCGAACATGACGCAGAAAGTTCATCGGCGTCGTGTCCCGGTATTTTCGAAAACCGTTCTGCAGGCTTCGCGCGCTGATGCCCGCATGAGCCGCAATATCGGCAGTCGAAAGCGGTTCGGCAAAATGCGCCTCGATAAAAGCTTCGGCTCGCTTCACGTAAAACGGTGCCGCCGCCGATTGCGGGCGAAGCAACGCATCTGAGTAATTGCTCTCATGCCCCAGCAACAGCGTGGTCAGAAGCATCTGCTCGAGCTGGTGCCGAACGTCAGGCACATTCCGGACAAGCGAATACGGATTGCCGAACTCCGATGCGGCATAGTGAACGGCGCGCAGCCACGTCTGGCCCGCTGCACTGTCGAGGTCGAAATCTGTCTTGAAGAGAAGCGCCTGGTCCAGATCTCTTCCGAGAAGTTTCGCACAATGCTCGGCGATCCCTCCATATGAGAGCACGAGCGCCCGGGTCTCGCAGTCATCCTGAAACTGCAGGCTGCGCGAATGGTCGGAATTGAAGACGACACCGGATCGGTGGTCGAACTCCGCCTCATTTCGCCCGAGAAGGAGCTGACCGCTCCCCTTGTTCGTTGTGACGAAAGAGATGTTGCGTGTCTCGTCATCGGCGCCAACGGGGGAGAAGTGAAGGTCGACCCCGCGGCTGAGCCTGATATCCAGAACGCCGACCTTGGCGGTTCCCTGGAAGGCGAATGCCCCTCCGGCCTCTCCTCGCTTCGTGAGAGGAACCACCTTTTCGGCTGCGATGAATCCCCGAGCACCTGCTCCATCTCGCCGTGGTCGTTCATGCGGATCTCCCCTCCGCCCAAGAGACCTGCGGCCGGACAGGCAAAATCCACTGGGCGGTGGATGGGTCGCGCTGGGGGCGACAAGAATGCGGCAGCGGATCTACTCATCGAGAACTCCTGCATTGGCCAGCCGATGGACACCACCATCGATCCGGCGATCCACCCCTGTGCCCTGCCGGGCAATTTTCACCATGCCGGCGGCAAGGCCCCTTGGATGGAAGGCAGGAACGCGAAAAACGAAGCCTCGGAACACCAAGCCCCCTTCCGTTCCGCCACATCACTCAGCGGAACCATATAACCCATCAAAAAACTACGATTTCTGCGCAATTCCGACAAGTCGTGCGGCTTTCCGATTTTCGTAGGGGGAGGTGGGTGTCACTCTTTCCATGCTGAGAGCTAGACATCCATTGATGGTTTCTTGGCGGGGACTAACAAGACGTCGCAAGCTTATTGGTTGTACACGGAAATGACCACGAACTCTGACAGCGTCATTCTTTCGAATACCTGCGGTGCGGCACAGATTATCGACGCCGAGCGCTCGGCTTATTTCTCTCAAAAGTCAGCTTTAAACATAATATCACGCTATTTTCGTCAGCAATTTCACTTGAACCGCGGCCAGCTTCTGCATCGTTTCGGACGTTATGACGATGCAGCGCAGGAATTTCGCACCATCCTGCGCATGGATTGGCGCCATGAGGAAGCGGCCCGATGGATCGACCGCACGGAACAGGCCAAGTATGAAAAGCGGGGCCCTGTGCATATAAGCCGCTCCAAGCCCTGCCTCGCCAGCGCTCTGTTCCTGTCCTTTTTTCTCGGCTGACGCTTCGCAGCGCGTCCGCGCGGCGCGCTTCAGAGCGCGAAGCCGCCGTCTACCAGGTGGATCTGCCCTGTCGTGTAGCTTGCCTCGTCGGACGCAAGATAGACCGCAAGCTCGGCTACCTCTTGCGGTGTCCCGAGCCGGCCCATGGGTTGCCGGTCAATGAAGGCCTGGCGCACGGCCTCGACGCTCTGCCCGGAGCTTTCGGCGAGTCCCCTGATGCGCTCGTCGAGGGACGGTGACTGGATGGTTCCAGGACAGATGGCATTGGCGCGGATCCCGCGCCGGATGAAATCCGCCGCAACGGCCTTGGTCAGCCCGATCACCGCAGCCTTGGTCGTGCCGTAAACGTAGCGGTTCGGAATTCCCCGCACCGACGAGGCCCCCGAGGCGATGTTGACGATCGCGCCGCCGCCTCTGTCGAGCATGGCAGGCAGGACGGCCCGGATCGTGCGATGCATGGACTTCACGTTGAGGTCGAAGGAGAAGTCCCAGTCCTGCTCCGAGCAATCGAGCACGGTCCCGTGATGCACAAAACCGGCTGCATTGACGAGAATGTCGAGAGGGCCGGTCTCCCGCACCAATTCCACCACGGCATTCGTGGACAGAACGTCGAGGGCGCGGCACTGCGCACCCTCCAGGCCCTCCAGCTTCTCGGGCGTGAGGTCGGTAGCCCAGACCTGCGCTCCCTCGCGCAGGAAGGCCTCGGCAATGGCGCGGCCGATCCCCTGCCCGGCCGCCGTGACAAGAGCCGTCTTTCCTGCAAGCCTGCCTGTCATGCTGCCCCCGAGGATTCCGTTGCCGGTCTAGTGGTTGTCCCGCGGCGTGTATTTTTGCGCAACGCGCTGGAATTTCACCGCCGGTTTGAGGGTCATGCCCTCGGAGAGCTGGTCGACCATCGCCCGCTGGATCTCCTGCCAGGGTGTCTGGCTTTCCGGATAGGGATAGCCGCCCTTCTCCCGCAGCTCCGTGCGGCGGCGCTGCATCTCCTCGCCGGAGATCAGGATGTCGGCGCTGCGCTTGTTCAGGTCGATGCGGATGCGATCGCCCGTCTGCAGCAGGGCAAGCCCCCCGCCGATGGCCGCCTCCGGCGAGGCGTTGAGGATCGACGGTGTCCCGGACGTGCCCGATTGCCGGCCATCGCCGATGCAAGGCAGGGAGAGCACGCCTTTCTTGATCAGGGCGCCCGGCGGCTGCATGTTCACCACCTCGGCCGCGCCGGGATAGCCTACCGGGCCGGCGCCGCGCATGATCAGGATCGTATGCTCGTCGATGTGGAGGGACGGGTCGTCGATCCGGTGGTGGTAATCCTCCGGCCCGTCGAAGACGACGACGGGCCCCTCGAAGGCATTCGGGTCCTGCGGATTATTGAGATACCGGTCGCGGAATTCCTCGCTGATCACGCTCGTCTTCATGATGGCGGAATCGAACAGGTTGCCTTTGAGGTTCAGGAAGCCTGCCTGCTCCTTCAGCGGATTGTCGTAGCTGCGGATCACATCCCTGTCCCAGCTGAACTTGCCGCGGCAATTCTCGCCCATCGTAGTGCCCATGCATGTCAGGGCATTCTCGTGGATCTTGCCGGCGCCGATCAGCTCGGCCATGACGGCCGGGAGGCCGCCTGCGCGGAAATACTCCTCGCCGAGATATTCACCCGCCGGCTGCACGTTGACCAGGAGCGGAATGTCGAAGCCGACGCGCTCCCAGTCGTCGCAATCGAGCGGCACGCCGATATGCTTCGCCAAGGCGTTCAGGTGGATGGGCGCGTTCGTCGAGCCCCCGATGGCCGCATTGGCCACGATGGCGTTCTCGAACGCCTCACGGGTCAGAATGTCGGAGGGCCTGAGATCCTCCCACACCATCTCGACAATACGCTTGCCGGTCTCGTAGGCCGTCTGGCCGCGCTCCCGGTAGGGCGCCGGGATCGCGGCTGAACCCGGTAGGGACATGCCGAGCGCCTCAGCCAGGGCATTCATGGTCGAGGCCGTGCCCATGGTGTTGCAATGGCCGACGGACGGGGCAGAGGAACCGACGATATCCATGAACTGCTGGTAGTCGATATCGCCCGCCGCGTGACGCTCCCGGGCTTTCCAGACGACGGTGCCCGAGCCGGTTCGCTCCCCATGGAACCACCCGTTGAGCATTGGGCCGACATTGAGCGAAATGGCCGGAATGTTGACCGTCGCGGCCGCCATGAGGCAGGCAGGTGTCGTCTTGTCGCAACCGGTGAGCAGCACGACGCCATCGAGCGGATAGCCGAACAGGACCTCCACCAGCGACAGATAGGCCAGGTTGCGGTCAAGGCAGGCCGTGGGCCGCTTGCCGGTTTCCTGAATGGGGTGGCACGGGAACTCGAAGGCCACGCCTCCCGCCTCGGTGATGCCGTCCCGCACACGCTTGGCAAGCTCGAGATGGTGCCTGTTGCAGGGGGACAGGTCGGAGCCCGTCTGAGCGATGCCGATGATCGGCCGCTTGCCCTGCAGCTCCTGCCGCGTCAGGCCGAAATTGAGATAGCGCTCGAGATAGAGCGCCGTCATGCCGGGATTGTCCGGATTGTCGAACCACAAGCGTGAGCGAAGCTGATCAGGGGTCAGTCGTCTCGGCTTCTCGGCCATGGGCTCGTCCTTTCCATTCTCGTCCGTGGGGCGAATTTGACCCGCTGCCGCTCAGGAAATCAACTGCCCGAAGAGCGCCCTTCCCGGCTTTCCCTGCATAACAGGCCTCACGGGAACATGGCCGCTTTTTCCACAGGCGTCCGGCTGTGAACTTTCGTCCGGCCATACCCCAAGCCCCCACCTTCATTGTAATATTATCCAAAATGAGGCTTGGACGGCTTTTGAGGATCTTCGGACATGGCCATGCCGTATCGCATTCTGATGTTTGTCTTGGCTTTTCTGCCCACCGCACGGGCCGCAGCTCAGGAATGCCCCACAGCCCAGTCGGCAAAAGCTGGCTTTGTGCTCGAACGCCAAGGTATGCAGGCGGAAGTCAGGCAGACATCCGAGAATTTCGTCCATGTGGTCAATACGTATCCGGGCGGAACGAAGCAGGACGTGATCTATTACCGGGGCCTGTTCGAGATCAGCCGCTTCGACAAGGTTGCCCGCCGCTTCAACGTGCCTCTGACCGATCTCCGGTCGATCTTTCCTCTCGACAGCAAGTCCCGCCGCGCTGTTACTTTCGCGCCCGCGGATCCTGGAAAGGTAGGCGCTCCGATTTCCCAGGAGATGACGGTAGTCGGGCAGGAAAACCTGCAGCTTGGGCACTGCACTTATCCCGTCCTGACCATCCGCAACCGTTTCATGAATGCAGAGGGACGCGTCCTCTCCGAGCACACGGATTTCTATTCCGCCGATCTCGGTTTCGTCCTAGGCAAGCGCTACGACGAGAAGGGCGGCCGACAGACCACGATGCTCTATCAAAGCATCCGTCCTCTCAGCCGCTCAGCCCCTCTTTGAGACCGCGGTTCCTCGCTGATGGGGCAATTCGGGCTCGCACCGCCTAGCGGACTGCGGCGATCGTCTCCTCGATCTGGACCTTGAGCTTCGGCTCGAGGTCGAGTGCTTCGGCAAGCTGGCGCAGAAACTCATGCTCCTGGAGCGTGTCGGGGTCGATGGCAAGAAGAGCCGCAGCATAAACCTGCGCCGCCTTCTCGGGATCCTCCACGCCATCCGCGATCTCGTCGACCGTGACGGGCGATTCCATTTCGCGGTCGAGCCAGCGGGTCGCCTCCGGGTCGATGCCCGCCTCCGTCAGACCGCGGACGATACGGGTGCGCTCGATCTCATCGATCTGCCCGTCTGCCGCCGCTGCAGCCACCATAGTGCGCAAAAAGCGCATTGCGTCATCTTCGGTCTGGGAAACGGGATGGAATCGGGAGGTCTGAGGCAGCTCGACCAGGTCCCGGTCCTCCTCGTCGGCAGGTGCGGTGTCCTGAGTTCCTTCTGCCATCGCCGAAACGGGCTTTATCGAGGCCTTGCTCTGATAAGCCCTGTAGGCAAGACCGCCGATGACCGCGAGGCCTCCCAGCGTGGCAATGCGGCCCGAAATGCCGCCTCTTTTGCGTCGACCGAACATGAGGCCCGCGAGACCAAGCAGGGCTGCCTGTGTCAAAGTCGGGTGGCGAGCCGTGAGGTCACGGGCCTTATCGAGGGCCGGCCGGAGGGAATCGCCTAGGTTCTGCGTCGCATCAGCTGATGCCGCCCCTCCGGGATGAGTGGTCGAGGAGTTTTTCTGCGCCCCTTCTGATCGCGCCAGGGCTCCTACGACAGCATCCAGGAGCTTGCGGTAATCGACCATGCGGATCTCCCCTTCGTTGTGGCCAAGGACAAGGACACAACGGAGACACCCGCCGAATGGTTCAGGTTGCCGGCCGAAGGGCTGCGGCCGCGGCGGCCAGTTCCCTGATCCGGGCGAAATCCCCTTTGCGAAGAGCCTCCGCGGGTGCGACCCACGTGCCGCCGACGCATGGAACATTGGTCAGGGACAGATAGGCCGGAGCGCTCGACGGATCGATGCCTCCGGTCGGGCAGAACGAAAGCTTCGGCAGCGGGCCCTGGACGGATTTCAACCAGGGCGCGCCGCCCGAAACGGAAGCCGGAAAGAACTTGAGGATCTCGAAGCCCAGCTCCGCCAGGGCCATGGCCTCTGACACCGTAGCGCAGCCGGGCATTACGGGGATCTCTGCCTCGCTCAGGCGTTCAGCCAGCCTTGTCGACGTGCCGGGCGTGACGATGAATTTGGCGCCCGCATCGACAACCTCGCCGATCTGGCTCTCGGACAGAACCGTACCGGCGGCGACGACTGCCTCCGGCACCGCCTTGGCGACTGCCGCAATGGCATCGAGCGCGGCAGGAGTCCGCAAGGTGATCTCGACCACCGGAAGGCCGGCGCCGACGAGGGCCTGCGCCAGATCGATGCTCGCGCGCGCATCCTCGATCGTCACCACAGGGATCACGGGCGCCAGCCGCACATAGGTCCGCAGGGCTTCGGTCTTGGCTTTCATGAGAGCATCCTGGCTGGGTCGGGAACAGGGGCGCGAACGCTGATCCGCGCCCGCACTCAGGCAGGCACAGGTTGTCGCTGCGCCCGTGAACGGACAAGCTGCGCGATCAACACAGGACTTGCAAGGGCGAGGCCGATCAATGTCATCGTCATTTGCGGTGCGATGATCGGCAGGGCCGCGATCCCGGCAAGCCAGCGCTCCCAGGCCCGCATCGGCGCCAGGGCGTAGCCCGTAAAGGCCGCTGAGAGGAGCACGATACCGATCATGCAGCCGCCGACGACGAAGAAGAAGCTGGGCCAGGTGAATTCCGGCGTCACGATCAGCATGGCAGGCCCGTAGACGAAGACGAAGGGCACCAGCGCCTTGCCGAGTCCAAGGCGGAACGCCGTATTTCCGGTCTTGAACGGGTCGGCACCCGCCATGCTCGCGCCCGCATAGGCCGCGAGCGCCACCGGTGGCGTGATGTCTGCGAGCACCCCGTAATAGAACACGAAGAAATGCGCCACGATGGGCGCGACGCCCAGCAGTCCGAGAGCAGGCGCCGCAACCGTGACCATGATGATGTAGTTCGCGGTCGTCGGCACGCCGCAGCCGAGCAGGATGCACACGAAGGCAGTCATCAGCAGGGTGAAGAACAGCGTCATGCCCTTCAGGTCGAAGAGGGCAGCCGGCAGGTATTCGCCGAGACCCTGTGCGATCTGGGCCGCGAGCGACGTCACGATGAACGAGATCTTGAAGCCGACGCCCGTGAGCGTGACGACGCCGACGATGATACCCACCGTTGCGGCCGCCGCGCCGACGCCGATGGCATATTTCGCTCCCACCACGAAAGCGTCGACGAGATCGATCACCTTCGCCTTTCCGGCATCACTCTGCAGCCAGGTCCAGACTATGAGCCCGAGCACGATCGCGAAGATCGGAATGATGAACGTAAGGCTAGTGAGGATGCCGAACGCGACGGCTCCAATGATGGCCGCCAGGAAGCCGAGGGTCAGGGCCGGGATCCGCACTGTGCCGATCAGGACGCAGGCCGTGATGCCCCAGAAGGCTGCCAGATAGGGTGTGAAGCCTGAGAACAGAACGATCAGGAGAACCGCGAGCGGCATGATCGATTGCCAGCCTTCGCGCAGCACCTGGAGAGGATTCGGGAGTTCCTCAGCGGTCATGCCGCGCATCCCGGAGCGGCGGGCCTCGAAATGGACCTGCATGAACACGCCGAAGAAATGCATCATTGCCGGCACGATGGCCGCGAGAATCACGGTCTGGTAGGAGACGTTGAGGAACTCGACCATCAGGAAGGCGGCCGCGCCCATGATCGGCGGGGTGATCTGCCCGCCCGTCGATGCGGTGGATTCGACGGCCGCCGCAAAGTAGCGCGGATAACCGAGGCGGATCATGGCCGGGATGGTCAGCGATCCCACCGTGACCGTGTTGGCGATGGAGGATCCCGAGATCATTCCGAACAGGGCCGAGCCGAAGATCGAGACCTTCGCGGGGCCGCCTGCGTAGCGGCCCGCAAGGCAGGACGCGAGATCGATAAAGAGCTTGCCCAGTCCCACGCGCGTCGCGAGAACGCCGAAGAGAACATAATGGAAGACGTAGGTCGCCACCACGCCGAGCGCGATGCCGTAGATGCCCTGGCTCGTCAGGTAAAGGTGGTTGACGATGTTGGACCAGGAAGCGCCGGGATGCGTGAAGATCCCCGGCATCGAGGGCCCGAAATAGGCATAGAGCATCAGCAGGATGGAGATGAACGGCAAGGGCCAGCCGACCGAGCGGCGCACGGCCTCGAGCAGGGCGACGATCAGGATCGTCCCCATCACCACATCCGTCGTGGTGGGATTCCCGACGCGGAAAGCGAGTTCGTTGAAGATCCACGGCACGTAGAGGCTGGATATCACGGCCGCGACGGCCATGCCCCAATCGAGCAGGGAGATGCCGCCCGGACGCCACCATTCTGATGGCGCAAGCCTGTCCTGATCAGATTTCCTGAATGCGAAGACAAGGAAGATCAGGCCGAGCACGAAGGCCATGTGGATGCCGCGATGGGTCGTCTCACGCAGCAGCCCGAAGCCAGCCGTATAGTAGTGGAACATGGAAAGCGCGAAGAGCAGGCCTGCGACGAGCCATGCTGTGCCGGGCCGGAGAGGCCGGAACCGCATCTCGGGGTCGAATTTCTCTTCGAGGCTGCGGTCTTCCACGATCTCTGAGACGTCTACGTGGGACATGGTCGTTGAGGCTTTCTTCATAGGCTCGACATGAAAGGCCTCTCACGGTCGCGGCCGTGAGAGGCATGGTTAGGGCAAAACGGTTCAGGCCTTCAGGAGGCCGGCTTCCTTGTAGAATTTCGCCGCGCCCGCATGGACGGGGATGCCCGCGCCCGCAAGAGCCGTTTCCTTGCGGATGAACTTGCCCTTCGCGTGTCCGGCATCGAGGGCCGCGCGGGTCTTGTCGCTCCAGAGGTTCTTCGTCACCTCGTAGACCACATTGTCCGGAACCTTCGCGGACGTGATCCACTGGGCGCCAACCGCCAGGGTCTTTACGGCACCGACGTCCTTATAGGTGTTTGCCGGGATGTCGTCCGTCGAGAAGAAGCTGTATTGCTTGATGAGCGCATCCGCCTCGGGGCCCGAGAGGGGCACGATATCGATACCGCCGCCGGTCGCCGCAAGTTCCGTGATGGCACTGGTCGGGTAGCCGCCGACGAAGAAGAAGGCATCCATGCCGCCGTCGCGCATCTTTTCGGCAGCCTGGTTCGGCTTCAGGAAGTCGGCCTTGATGTCGCTTTCCTTGATCCCCCATGCCGCTAGGATGATGCGTGCGTCGACGAGGGTTCCGGAGCCCGGCTCGTCGAGGGAGACGCGCTTGCCCTTGAGATCCGCCACCGACTTGATATTGGCGGATTTGGCTGCGACGAGGTGAATGCTCTCAGGATAGAGATTGGCGAGAAGCCGCAGATCCTCGAGCTTGTTCTTGCCCTCGAAAAGACCCGTGCCCGTATAGGCCCAGTACGCCACGTCCGCCTGGCTGAAGCCGGATTCCAGGGCGCCCGACGCAATGGAGTTGATATTCGCGACGGAGCCGTTGGAGGCTTGCGCAGTCAGGACGAGCTGGGGAGGATTGGAGATGGCGTTGGCCAGCAATCCGCCGACGGGATAGTACGTCCCGGCCGTTCCGCCCGTTCCGATGCGGAAGAAGGCGGGGGCCTGCGCGAAGGCGCTCCGGCCCATCAGGGCGCCAGCTCCAAGTCCGAGGCCGAGCTTGGCCAGATGGCGGCGTGTCATGATCATGGACAATTCTGGTCTCCCCATTCAACAGAAGAGCCGCTTCATGGCGGCTTCACGGTACAGTCTAACGAAAATTCGAATGCCGTCTACGAATCTCCAGGCATTTGCCTTGGGATAGCGGCACGGCCCATGACCTAATCTCTGCTCTTTCCGCGAGGGAGTTTCAGTTTTGTCATTGGGTAGCCGTCGGTCGCATCAGACCGGTCTTTCGTCCTGTCGGCTTGTTGGTGGTCTGTCTCAGGCTGGCCCGTTGGCTTTGACGGGCTGGTGGGCCCGCGTTTGATGTGCGCGCCGGTGTTGTGAGGGGCGTCCCCTCGCAAGCGCGTCCCTTGAGCGGAGATGCAAAAAGCCCCCGGCTGGGTTCAGCGCGGGGGCTTTTTCAGGTCTGGTTGCGGGGACAGGATTTGAACCTGTGACCTTCAGGTTATGAGCCTGACGAGCTACCGGGCTGCTCCACCCCGCGATAAAGCGTGTCGCGATGGCAAATGGCGCCTGGCGAATGGATCTCAAAGCTTCCATTCGCCAGGCGCCACTCACCCGTTGTCATCGTCAAAGAGGCTTTTGTCCTTGGCAGGTCCGGCAATGACCTACTCTCCCGGGTCTTGAGACACAGTACCATCGGCGCTGAGGAGTTTAACGG contains:
- a CDS encoding helix-turn-helix transcriptional regulator codes for the protein MLLTTLLLGHESNYSDALLRPQSAAAPFYVKRAEAFIEAHFAEPLSTADIAAHAGISARSLQNGFRKYRDTTPMNFLRHVRLRRVHEALLMADPSAEMVTEIALAYGFSHMGEFGTLYKRAFGVTPSHTLLKKA
- a CDS encoding SDR family oxidoreductase; the encoded protein is MTGRLAGKTALVTAAGQGIGRAIAEAFLREGAQVWATDLTPEKLEGLEGAQCRALDVLSTNAVVELVRETGPLDILVNAAGFVHHGTVLDCSEQDWDFSFDLNVKSMHRTIRAVLPAMLDRGGGAIVNIASGASSVRGIPNRYVYGTTKAAVIGLTKAVAADFIRRGIRANAICPGTIQSPSLDERIRGLAESSGQSVEAVRQAFIDRQPMGRLGTPQEVAELAVYLASDEASYTTGQIHLVDGGFAL
- a CDS encoding IlvD/Edd family dehydratase gives rise to the protein MAEKPRRLTPDQLRSRLWFDNPDNPGMTALYLERYLNFGLTRQELQGKRPIIGIAQTGSDLSPCNRHHLELAKRVRDGITEAGGVAFEFPCHPIQETGKRPTACLDRNLAYLSLVEVLFGYPLDGVVLLTGCDKTTPACLMAAATVNIPAISLNVGPMLNGWFHGERTGSGTVVWKARERHAAGDIDYQQFMDIVGSSAPSVGHCNTMGTASTMNALAEALGMSLPGSAAIPAPYRERGQTAYETGKRIVEMVWEDLRPSDILTREAFENAIVANAAIGGSTNAPIHLNALAKHIGVPLDCDDWERVGFDIPLLVNVQPAGEYLGEEYFRAGGLPAVMAELIGAGKIHENALTCMGTTMGENCRGKFSWDRDVIRSYDNPLKEQAGFLNLKGNLFDSAIMKTSVISEEFRDRYLNNPQDPNAFEGPVVVFDGPEDYHHRIDDPSLHIDEHTILIMRGAGPVGYPGAAEVVNMQPPGALIKKGVLSLPCIGDGRQSGTSGTPSILNASPEAAIGGGLALLQTGDRIRIDLNKRSADILISGEEMQRRRTELREKGGYPYPESQTPWQEIQRAMVDQLSEGMTLKPAVKFQRVAQKYTPRDNH
- a CDS encoding tellurite resistance TerB family protein, with amino-acid sequence MVDYRKLLDAVVGALARSEGAQKNSSTTHPGGAASADATQNLGDSLRPALDKARDLTARHPTLTQAALLGLAGLMFGRRKRGGISGRIATLGGLAVIGGLAYRAYQSKASIKPVSAMAEGTQDTAPADEEDRDLVELPQTSRFHPVSQTEDDAMRFLRTMVAAAAADGQIDEIERTRIVRGLTEAGIDPEATRWLDREMESPVTVDEIADGVEDPEKAAQVYAAALLAIDPDTLQEHEFLRQLAEALDLEPKLKVQIEETIAAVR
- the eda gene encoding bifunctional 4-hydroxy-2-oxoglutarate aldolase/2-dehydro-3-deoxy-phosphogluconate aldolase; this encodes MKAKTEALRTYVRLAPVIPVVTIEDARASIDLAQALVGAGLPVVEITLRTPAALDAIAAVAKAVPEAVVAAGTVLSESQIGEVVDAGAKFIVTPGTSTRLAERLSEAEIPVMPGCATVSEAMALAELGFEILKFFPASVSGGAPWLKSVQGPLPKLSFCPTGGIDPSSAPAYLSLTNVPCVGGTWVAPAEALRKGDFARIRELAAAAAALRPAT
- a CDS encoding TRAP transporter permease codes for the protein MKKASTTMSHVDVSEIVEDRSLEEKFDPEMRFRPLRPGTAWLVAGLLFALSMFHYYTAGFGLLRETTHRGIHMAFVLGLIFLVFAFRKSDQDRLAPSEWWRPGGISLLDWGMAVAAVISSLYVPWIFNELAFRVGNPTTTDVVMGTILIVALLEAVRRSVGWPLPFISILLMLYAYFGPSMPGIFTHPGASWSNIVNHLYLTSQGIYGIALGVVATYVFHYVLFGVLATRVGLGKLFIDLASCLAGRYAGGPAKVSIFGSALFGMISGSSIANTVTVGSLTIPAMIRLGYPRYFAAAVESTASTGGQITPPIMGAAAFLMVEFLNVSYQTVILAAIVPAMMHFFGVFMQVHFEARRSGMRGMTAEELPNPLQVLREGWQSIMPLAVLLIVLFSGFTPYLAAFWGITACVLIGTVRIPALTLGFLAAIIGAVAFGILTSLTFIIPIFAIVLGLIVWTWLQSDAGKAKVIDLVDAFVVGAKYAIGVGAAAATVGIIVGVVTLTGVGFKISFIVTSLAAQIAQGLGEYLPAALFDLKGMTLFFTLLMTAFVCILLGCGVPTTANYIIMVTVAAPALGLLGVAPIVAHFFVFYYGVLADITPPVALAAYAGASMAGADPFKTGNTAFRLGLGKALVPFVFVYGPAMLIVTPEFTWPSFFFVVGGCMIGIVLLSAAFTGYALAPMRAWERWLAGIAALPIIAPQMTMTLIGLALASPVLIAQLVRSRAQRQPVPA
- a CDS encoding TAXI family TRAP transporter solute-binding subunit, with the protein product MIMTRRHLAKLGLGLGAGALMGRSAFAQAPAFFRIGTGGTAGTYYPVGGLLANAISNPPQLVLTAQASNGSVANINSIASGALESGFSQADVAYWAYTGTGLFEGKNKLEDLRLLANLYPESIHLVAAKSANIKSVADLKGKRVSLDEPGSGTLVDARIILAAWGIKESDIKADFLKPNQAAEKMRDGGMDAFFFVGGYPTSAITELAATGGGIDIVPLSGPEADALIKQYSFFSTDDIPANTYKDVGAVKTLAVGAQWITSAKVPDNVVYEVTKNLWSDKTRAALDAGHAKGKFIRKETALAGAGIPVHAGAAKFYKEAGLLKA